From a single Leucoraja erinacea ecotype New England unplaced genomic scaffold, Leri_hhj_1 Leri_116S, whole genome shotgun sequence genomic region:
- the LOC129715428 gene encoding histone H4, producing MSGRGKGGKGLGKGGAKRHRKVLRDNIQGITKPAIRRLARRGGVKRISGLIYEETRGVLKVFLENVIRDAVTYTEHAKRKTVTAMDVVYALKRQGRTLYGFGG from the coding sequence ATGTCTGGCAGAGGTAAAGGAGGCAAAGGACTGGGCAAAGGCGGAGCCAAACGGCATCGCAAAGTACTTCGCGATAATATCCAAGGCATCACCAAACCAGCTATCCGCCGCCTGGCTCGGCGTGGCGGTGTCAAGCGAATCTCGGGTCTGATCTACGAGGAGACCCGTGGGGTGCTGAAGGTTTTCTTGGAGAATGTGATCAGGGATGCGGTCACCTACACCGAGCACGCCAAGCGTAAGACGGTCACTGCCATGGATGTGGTGTACGCTCTGAAACGCCAGGGCCGCACTCTGTATGGCTTCGGCGGTTAA